Proteins encoded within one genomic window of Spirulina major PCC 6313:
- a CDS encoding ribonuclease Z: protein MDVTFLGTSSGVPTRSRNVSSVALRLPQRAEIWLFDCGEGTQHQLLRSDIKPSQIRRIFITHMHGDHIYGLMGLIASCGLAGSGQPIDIYGPAGLADYIAACSRYSYMDISKRVTVHRIQPGLVYEDAEFSVHCAKLNHRIPAHGYRIAEKDRPGRFRIEQAQALQIPAGPIYGALKQGKTVTLDDGRTIHGADLCDPPETGRTVIYCTDTVFCDAAVDLAQGADLLIHEATFAHHDAQMAFDRLHSTSTMAAQVALLAQVNQLIMTHFSPRYAPGNPIQLGDLLAEAQAIFPQTLLAKDFLTYSVPRHRENIVANALG, encoded by the coding sequence GTGGACGTGACCTTTCTCGGAACTAGCTCTGGTGTGCCAACGCGATCGCGCAATGTCTCCAGCGTCGCCCTAAGACTCCCCCAGCGAGCTGAAATTTGGCTCTTTGACTGCGGCGAAGGCACTCAGCACCAACTCCTCCGCAGCGACATCAAACCCTCCCAAATTCGCCGCATCTTCATCACCCACATGCACGGCGATCACATCTACGGCCTGATGGGCTTAATCGCCAGTTGTGGCCTCGCCGGTTCGGGCCAACCCATCGACATCTACGGCCCCGCAGGCCTCGCCGACTACATCGCCGCCTGTAGCCGCTACTCCTACATGGACATCAGCAAACGGGTGACAGTACATCGCATTCAACCCGGCTTAGTCTACGAAGATGCCGAGTTTAGCGTCCACTGCGCCAAGCTCAATCACCGCATCCCCGCCCACGGCTATCGCATCGCCGAAAAAGACCGCCCCGGCCGGTTTCGCATCGAACAGGCCCAAGCCCTCCAGATTCCCGCCGGGCCCATCTATGGTGCGCTCAAACAAGGCAAGACCGTCACCCTAGACGATGGACGCACGATCCACGGTGCGGATCTCTGCGACCCCCCGGAGACAGGGCGAACCGTGATTTACTGCACAGATACGGTGTTTTGTGATGCGGCGGTGGATTTAGCTCAGGGAGCGGATCTGTTGATTCACGAGGCGACCTTTGCCCACCACGATGCCCAGATGGCCTTTGATCGGCTCCATTCCACCTCGACCATGGCGGCCCAAGTGGCACTGTTGGCCCAGGTGAACCAGTTAATCATGACCCACTTTAGCCCCCGCTATGCACCGGGCAATCCGATCCAACTGGGGGACTTGTTGGCTGAAGCCCAGGCGATTTTTCCCCAAACCCTGTTAGCCAAGGACTTTTTAACCTACAGCGTGCCGCGCCATCGTGAGAACATCGTGGCTAATGCGCTGGGATAA
- a CDS encoding phosphoribosyltransferase, whose protein sequence is MSDLYVSWSDYHQKIEQLAAQLYRSDWQFNQIVCIAKGGLRVGDVLCRLYHYPLAVMSASSYQGEGNRQRGQIRFSDHLSMTTETLGDRVLVVDDLADSGVSLRESKQWLLDHYGDTIRDIRTAVLWYKSCSVFKPDYYVDYLSDNPWIHQPFEYYEATPIAEIAAKYEGAISTN, encoded by the coding sequence ATGTCAGATCTTTATGTGTCTTGGTCAGATTACCACCAAAAAATTGAGCAATTGGCCGCGCAACTCTACCGGTCTGACTGGCAATTTAACCAGATCGTTTGCATTGCCAAGGGTGGCTTACGGGTGGGGGATGTGTTGTGCCGCTTGTATCACTATCCCTTAGCGGTGATGTCCGCCTCGTCTTACCAGGGGGAAGGCAACCGCCAACGGGGTCAAATTCGGTTCTCGGATCATCTCTCGATGACGACAGAGACCCTGGGCGATCGCGTCCTCGTGGTGGATGACTTAGCTGATTCTGGCGTGAGTCTCCGCGAGTCGAAACAGTGGTTACTAGATCACTACGGCGACACAATCCGCGACATTCGCACAGCAGTGCTCTGGTATAAGTCCTGTTCAGTCTTCAAGCCGGATTACTATGTGGACTACCTCAGTGATAATCCTTGGATTCATCAACCCTTTGAATACTACGAAGCAACTCCGATCGCCGAGATAGCCGCAAAGTATGAGGGAGCAATCTCCACCAACTAG
- a CDS encoding MFS transporter has protein sequence MTSSPSSDSPLAASPDHVVERLNFTTKLAYGAGDLGPAITANVLVFFLLYFFTNVAGLSAGLASSVLAIGKISDAINDPITGILSDRTRTRWGRRLPWMVGGAIPFSVLFFLQWLVPEFSPDPAVNQWGLFAYYVIVAILFNLAYTAVNLPYTALTPELTQDYNERTGLNSFRMAFSISGSILSLILAQILFGLYPGDPLMQYWALGLLCSLISVVAILWCALRIRERGADPIIPASIRQGLGYGLIGAGGLGVFLGVSWIVGGASRWGMIAAVLLGVLGVAFGITLVFSTPEAHLVGEVAQKARSLAAAAPNVPILTQLNVVLKTKPFLFVIGIYLCSWLAVQLTASILIYFVVSWMNLPEEAFPGVAIAVQGTALVMLFVWKQVSDRVGKKIVYALGTSIWIIAQGGLFFLQPGQVTALYLLASLAGCGVSVAYLIPWSMVPDIIEWDELNTGQRREGVFYGFMVLLQKFGLALALFLVGQGLDYAGFVERAPGEPLPVQPDSALTAIRLVVGPFPIVVLLLGLILVYFYPITRSVHDDIRRQLAERLAQQKLQAEENA, from the coding sequence ATGACCTCATCCCCTTCGTCGGATTCTCCCCTCGCTGCTAGTCCGGATCATGTGGTGGAGCGCCTCAACTTCACGACAAAATTAGCCTATGGTGCTGGCGATTTAGGGCCAGCGATCACGGCTAATGTTTTAGTCTTTTTCCTGCTCTACTTTTTTACGAATGTGGCGGGTCTCTCGGCAGGGTTGGCCAGTTCGGTCTTGGCGATTGGGAAAATTTCCGATGCGATTAATGATCCGATTACGGGGATTTTGAGCGATCGCACCCGTACCCGGTGGGGTCGGCGGTTGCCCTGGATGGTGGGTGGCGCGATTCCCTTCAGTGTCTTGTTTTTTCTGCAATGGCTCGTGCCGGAATTTAGCCCCGATCCCGCCGTCAATCAATGGGGTTTATTTGCCTATTATGTAATCGTCGCGATCCTCTTCAACCTGGCCTATACCGCCGTTAACCTGCCCTACACCGCCCTCACCCCCGAACTCACCCAGGACTACAACGAACGCACCGGCCTGAATAGTTTTCGGATGGCGTTTTCCATTAGCGGTAGTATTTTGTCCTTGATTTTGGCGCAGATTCTCTTTGGGCTGTATCCCGGTGATCCCTTGATGCAATATTGGGCCCTGGGGCTGTTGTGCTCTTTGATTTCCGTGGTGGCGATTCTGTGGTGTGCGCTGCGCATCCGCGAACGGGGGGCTGATCCGATCATTCCGGCATCAATCCGGCAGGGGTTGGGCTATGGGTTGATCGGGGCCGGAGGGTTAGGGGTGTTTTTGGGGGTGAGTTGGATTGTGGGTGGGGCGAGTCGTTGGGGGATGATTGCGGCGGTGTTGCTGGGGGTGTTGGGGGTTGCCTTTGGGATCACCCTGGTGTTTTCCACGCCGGAGGCTCATTTGGTGGGTGAGGTGGCTCAGAAGGCGCGATCGCTCGCCGCCGCTGCTCCCAATGTGCCGATCCTCACCCAATTGAACGTGGTGTTAAAAACCAAGCCGTTTCTGTTTGTGATCGGGATTTACCTCTGTTCTTGGTTGGCGGTGCAGTTAACCGCGTCGATTTTGATTTACTTTGTGGTGAGTTGGATGAACCTCCCGGAAGAGGCCTTTCCGGGGGTGGCGATCGCAGTTCAAGGCACAGCCCTCGTGATGCTCTTTGTCTGGAAACAAGTGAGCGATCGCGTCGGCAAAAAAATCGTCTACGCCCTCGGCACTAGCATCTGGATCATCGCCCAAGGCGGCCTATTTTTCCTCCAACCGGGCCAAGTTACCGCCCTCTATCTCCTCGCATCCCTGGCCGGTTGTGGGGTCTCCGTCGCCTATCTGATCCCCTGGTCAATGGTTCCCGACATCATTGAATGGGATGAACTCAACACCGGCCAACGCCGCGAAGGCGTTTTCTACGGGTTTATGGTGCTGTTGCAAAAATTCGGCCTCGCCCTCGCTCTTTTCCTCGTCGGTCAGGGTCTTGACTATGCCGGATTCGTCGAACGCGCCCCCGGTGAACCATTACCCGTGCAACCCGACAGTGCCCTCACCGCCATTCGCCTCGTGGTCGGCCCGTTTCCCATCGTTGTCCTCCTCTTGGGGTTGATCTTGGTGTATTTCTACCCCATCACCCGCAGTGTTCATGATGACATTCGCCGCCAACTGGCCGAACGCCTTGCCCAACAGAAACTGCAAGCCGAGGAGAACGCATAA
- the nfi gene encoding deoxyribonuclease V (cleaves DNA at apurinic or apyrimidinic sites): MKAKLDHPLSPTVAEAKAMQTELRSQVITCDRLNTVERVAGLDAGFDHVAGITRAAVVVLSFPALEVLEEAIAEIPTTFPYVPGYLSFREVPALLAALEKLTLTPDLLLCDGQGYAHPRRFGLACHLGVLLDCPTIGVAKSRFIGTHGEPGPEKGDWVPLMDGDETIGAVVRSRSHTKPLYISIGHRLSLPTAIDYVLRCTPKYRLPETTRRADRLSKTA, from the coding sequence ATGAAAGCCAAATTGGATCATCCGTTGTCGCCCACCGTTGCCGAGGCGAAAGCAATGCAAACGGAGTTGCGATCGCAGGTGATCACCTGCGATCGCCTCAATACCGTGGAACGGGTGGCGGGTCTGGATGCCGGGTTTGATCACGTCGCAGGCATCACCCGTGCGGCGGTGGTGGTGTTGAGTTTTCCCGCGTTGGAGGTGCTAGAAGAAGCGATCGCCGAGATTCCCACCACCTTCCCCTATGTGCCGGGCTATCTCTCCTTTCGGGAAGTGCCCGCCCTGTTAGCCGCCTTAGAGAAACTCACCCTCACCCCGGATCTGCTGCTCTGTGATGGCCAAGGCTACGCCCATCCACGCCGCTTTGGGTTGGCCTGTCATTTGGGGGTATTGTTGGACTGTCCGACGATTGGGGTGGCGAAGTCGCGGTTTATCGGCACCCATGGGGAACCGGGGCCAGAAAAAGGGGATTGGGTTCCATTGATGGATGGGGATGAAACGATTGGGGCCGTGGTGCGATCGCGCTCCCACACCAAACCCCTCTACATTTCCATCGGCCATCGCCTCAGCCTTCCCACCGCGATCGACTATGTGCTGCGCTGCACCCCCAAATACCGCCTCCCCGAAACCACCCGCCGCGCCGATCGCCTCTCGAAAACGGCCTAA
- the dcm gene encoding DNA (cytosine-5-)-methyltransferase yields the protein MMKFIDLFAGTGGIRLAFEQACNELCINYECVYSSEINKDSCLSYEINFGVNPHSDITKVTEFPDFDFLLAGFPCQPFSYGGNQQGFADTRGTLFFDIERILLQKRPLYFLLENVEGLMTHDHGRTFETILNRLRKLNYSVEYRLLNSSNHGVPQNRVRVYILGAFKQAVRLTINSNKGASDTHKFKRHKEWYQMSLFDDKEAQFLTVRDILEDSPNPKYSCSEDFIEKLRKVIGNNFNELHGYRLIDYRGGKSLHSWQLGLKGECTSQEINFMNLLIENRRKKKFGKNQDGKKLTKDQILTFYHDENFEEVTRSLIKKGYLGCHEGKYDPVSGNMSFEIFKFLDPDGISITLTASDSNRLGIVQNNIPRRITPRECARLQGYPDSYKLLDNDDAVYKQMGNGVSVPVVKAVLKDFIKHNIID from the coding sequence TTGATGAAGTTTATAGATTTATTTGCAGGAACAGGTGGAATACGATTAGCGTTTGAGCAGGCTTGCAATGAACTTTGTATTAATTATGAGTGTGTGTATAGTTCTGAGATCAATAAAGATTCTTGCTTGTCTTATGAGATCAATTTTGGTGTCAATCCTCATTCTGACATAACTAAAGTTACGGAGTTTCCAGATTTTGATTTTCTGCTAGCTGGTTTTCCTTGTCAGCCCTTTTCTTATGGGGGTAATCAGCAAGGGTTTGCTGATACAAGAGGAACTTTGTTTTTTGATATAGAAAGGATATTGCTGCAAAAAAGGCCATTGTACTTTTTGTTAGAAAATGTCGAAGGATTGATGACACATGATCATGGCAGAACTTTTGAGACTATCCTTAATAGATTAAGAAAACTAAATTATTCTGTTGAATATCGACTGCTTAATTCTAGCAATCATGGTGTGCCTCAAAACAGAGTCAGAGTTTACATTTTAGGTGCTTTCAAGCAAGCAGTTAGATTAACAATCAATAGTAATAAAGGAGCATCTGACACACATAAATTCAAAAGACATAAAGAATGGTATCAAATGTCTCTATTTGACGATAAAGAAGCACAATTTTTAACGGTGAGAGATATATTGGAAGATAGTCCTAATCCAAAATATTCTTGTTCTGAGGATTTTATTGAAAAACTGCGAAAGGTAATAGGCAATAACTTTAATGAGCTTCATGGCTATAGACTCATAGACTACAGAGGAGGAAAGTCATTACACTCTTGGCAGCTAGGATTAAAAGGTGAATGTACTTCGCAAGAAATCAATTTCATGAATTTGCTTATTGAGAATCGCAGGAAAAAAAAATTCGGAAAAAATCAAGATGGCAAAAAATTAACTAAAGATCAAATCTTGACTTTTTATCATGATGAAAACTTTGAAGAAGTAACCAGGTCATTGATAAAAAAAGGATATTTAGGTTGTCATGAAGGTAAATATGACCCGGTCTCTGGAAATATGTCATTTGAGATCTTTAAGTTTCTTGATCCTGATGGTATTTCTATCACTCTTACTGCTTCCGACTCGAACAGATTGGGTATCGTGCAAAATAATATTCCTAGACGTATAACGCCAAGAGAATGCGCCAGGTTACAAGGCTATCCCGACAGCTATAAGCTACTAGATAATGATGATGCTGTTTATAAACAAATGGGAAATGGTGTATCTGTTCCTGTTGTAAAAGCAGTATTAAAAGATTTTATCAAGCACAACATAATAGACTGA